In Isosphaera pallida ATCC 43644, the sequence TCAGTCCGCCGGGGACGATCGTAATGGTGCGACCATTGAGAATGAAAGGACGTAAATCGACGTGGCGTGATTCCACTCGTCCTTCAACCAGGCAGGGGGCGCGGGAGAGGGACAAGGTGGGTTGCGCGATGTAGTTGCGAGGATTCTCCTGGATGCGACGGCGAAACTCCTCGCGTTGTTCGGCGGTGGAGTGGGGACCGATCAACATGCCGTAGCCGCCCGACTCGCCCACCGCTTTGACCACCAGACGCTCCAAATTGGCCAGCACGTGCGAACGCTGCGCTGGGTCTTCCAACAGATAAGTTTCGACGTTGGGCAGAATGGGGTCTTCGCCTAGATAGTAGCGAATCATCTTAGGAACATAGGCATACACGGCCTTGTCGTCGGCCACTCCGGTGCCGATCGTGTTGCCCAGCGCCACGTTACCGGCGCGATAGGCGTTGAACAGGCCGGGCACGCCCAGGGTCGAGTCGGGTCGGAACACCAAGGGGTCGAGAAAGTCGTCGTCGATGCGTCGATAGATAACATCCACCCGCCGCAGGCCGGCGGTGGTGCGCATCGACACGACATTGTCGTGGCAGATCAGGTCGCGGCCTTCGACCAGTTCGATGCCCATTTGCCGGGCGAGGAAGGTGTGTTCGAAGTAGGCGGAGTTGTACACGCCGGGAGTCAACAGCACGATCGTCGGGTCAGGCCGACCGCTGGGGGCCAAATCGCGCAGAGTGGCCAAAAGCGCTTGGGCGTAATGGTCGATCGAGCGGACGTCATGATCGTGAAACCAAGAGGGGAAGACTCGTTTCATGACGGTGCGGTTGGCCAGCATGTAGGAGACGCCGCTAGGGACGCGCAGGTTGTCCTCCAGCACGGCGAATTCGCCGCTGGGCAACCGGATCAAGTCGGTGCCGACCACCGAAACATAAATGTCGCGGGGCACATGGACCCGTTTCATCTCCCGCACATAATGCTTGCAGGAATAAATTAGGTCGCGTGGGACCACCTTGTCCTGAAGAATCCGACCGTCGTGGTAAATGTCCCGCAAAAACAGATTCAACGCGGTGATGCGTTGAGTCAGACCCCGCTCGATGACTGCCCAATCGGATGCTGGCACAATTCGGGGTAAAATGTCGTAGGGAAAAATCCGCTCAGTTCCTTCCTCGCGGCCGTAAACCGTGAAGGTGATTCCTTGTTGCAGCAGGGACAGGTCGGCAGCTTGCTGCTGCTTCTTGAGGGTCTCTGGGGGAAGATGGAGCAAGCGTTGATAAAGGGCGTTGTAGCTGGGTCGGGGAAGATGGGGGGCGACGAACATTTCGTCGTGAACGCCGGCGTCCCATTGGTAGTGGGCGAAGAGATCGGTCGGGTTGCGTGGTTCGCGGTCGCGGTCCCGATCCGTCGCGGGGTTGGATGTGAGGGTCGAAGCTGGTGGAGGTGGTGAGGACATCGCGGCAGGTCTTCCCCAAACAATCACGGAAGAGGTTCCGGCGAAGATGACACATTCCCCCCCGCCACGCAAGACGGCTGGCCTTGCTTCAAGAGGACCCCTTTTTGAGCTTGATCGACGAACCACTGGTGCCGGTGTT encodes:
- a CDS encoding circularly permuted type 2 ATP-grasp protein is translated as MSSPPPPASTLTSNPATDRDRDREPRNPTDLFAHYQWDAGVHDEMFVAPHLPRPSYNALYQRLLHLPPETLKKQQQAADLSLLQQGITFTVYGREEGTERIFPYDILPRIVPASDWAVIERGLTQRITALNLFLRDIYHDGRILQDKVVPRDLIYSCKHYVREMKRVHVPRDIYVSVVGTDLIRLPSGEFAVLEDNLRVPSGVSYMLANRTVMKRVFPSWFHDHDVRSIDHYAQALLATLRDLAPSGRPDPTIVLLTPGVYNSAYFEHTFLARQMGIELVEGRDLICHDNVVSMRTTAGLRRVDVIYRRIDDDFLDPLVFRPDSTLGVPGLFNAYRAGNVALGNTIGTGVADDKAVYAYVPKMIRYYLGEDPILPNVETYLLEDPAQRSHVLANLERLVVKAVGESGGYGMLIGPHSTAEQREEFRRRIQENPRNYIAQPTLSLSRAPCLVEGRVESRHVDLRPFILNGRTITIVPGGLTRVALQRGSLVVNSSQGGGSKDTWVLADE